Within Thermococcus indicus, the genomic segment GCTGCTGGGCCACGAGGCAGCCCTCGCGCGCAAGGTCCACCGACACCACCTCGAGGTACGGGTCGTCCTTCAGCGCACCGTTCTTCACTCCCAGAACCGTCCCAAGGCCGTTGATGACAGAATTCACTATAGCTTTCGCCCACTTCCAGCCGATAACGTGCTCCGTAACGGACGTTTCAAGGCCCGCAGCCCTGAAGACTTCGGCCACCCTTTCCACGAAGGGATCGGCCCCCGTCGGGTACCTCCCAATAACCGTGAGTCCGCGCCCGGTCCAGCGCACGTGGCCCCACTCAACGAGCATGGCACCGTTCGTGGTCACCCCGCCGATGACCTTTTCCGTCACCTTGAGGGCCAGCTCCTCGTTGCCGAGGCCGTTCTGCACGCTGAGTATCCACGTATCCGGCCCTATGCATCCCCTGGCGCACTCCAGGGCCGCCTTTGTGGAGTAAGCCTTCGTGGCCAGAATCAGCAGGTCCGGCGGCTCATCGGGGGCGGTAAGGCTGGCCCGGGGATGAACCGTGAAGTCCTCAAAGCCCGAAACGTGCAGCCCGTTCTCGTTTATAGCCCTCACCTGCTCCTCCCGCCCGATGAGCGTTACGTCGTTGCCGGCCCTCGCGAGCAAAGCCCCGAAGAGG encodes:
- a CDS encoding 2-dehydropantoate 2-reductase, with the translated sequence MKVYVLGAGSIGSLFGALLARAGNDVTLIGREEQVRAINENGLHVSGFEDFTVHPRASLTAPDEPPDLLILATKAYSTKAALECARGCIGPDTWILSVQNGLGNEELALKVTEKVIGGVTTNGAMLVEWGHVRWTGRGLTVIGRYPTGADPFVERVAEVFRAAGLETSVTEHVIGWKWAKAIVNSVINGLGTVLGVKNGALKDDPYLEVVSVDLAREGCLVAQQLGIEFEIHPLELLWDTIERTRENYNSTLQDIRRGKRTEVDYIHGKIVEYAQSVGLEAPRNELLWALIKAKENLNKPGGEV